In a genomic window of Alkalihalobacillus sp. TS-13:
- a CDS encoding APC family permease, which yields MERKTIGLYEAVALYVAAILGSGVLFLSGVTASIAGPASLLSWLIVIIISFPLAYSFANLAREFPDAGGAATFVRKSFGYHMGNIVGWFYFVTAAVGQTIVSLTGAFYISDAFGLSGLENTFIAILILLIAGISNYSGVEVSGKVAVILSSCLLGLLLITVIVSLPKIQLVNFTPFVPNGWTSIGTAITVIFWAFFGWEAICNLANNFKKPEKDIVNSTLVSAIIIGVLFIALSIVTIGTATYGFVEGDLSPIGVIIGNELGMGAKVITAVLAFLICAGTSNAFVASLSQLGFSLGRDGAFPKKLSQLHSPTQIPRRMIIFVIFFATAGVITTSLLSMTFNDILFIPTSLGILVYILSMAAGIKLLKKGSVPWICSFIALILCVLVLPFFKLYIFVPIIIMGLYTGYMLLKKQILSRKGRLTLDGDAKKTYDRKNVGSHNSV from the coding sequence ATGGAGAGAAAAACAATTGGATTATATGAAGCAGTTGCTTTGTATGTTGCTGCCATTTTAGGTTCAGGGGTCCTTTTTTTATCCGGCGTTACAGCCTCGATTGCAGGACCTGCATCGTTATTATCTTGGTTGATTGTAATCATTATCAGTTTTCCACTGGCTTATTCATTTGCTAATCTAGCACGTGAATTTCCTGATGCAGGAGGAGCAGCAACCTTCGTAAGAAAGTCATTTGGCTATCATATGGGGAATATTGTGGGATGGTTCTATTTTGTTACCGCTGCTGTTGGACAGACAATTGTTTCATTAACAGGTGCTTTTTATATAAGCGATGCATTCGGGTTGTCTGGTTTAGAAAACACATTCATAGCGATTCTGATCCTTTTAATTGCCGGGATATCAAATTATTCTGGTGTTGAAGTTAGCGGTAAGGTAGCAGTGATTCTCAGCTCTTGTCTACTAGGTTTATTACTGATAACGGTGATTGTTTCCTTACCCAAAATCCAATTGGTAAATTTCACTCCATTTGTTCCAAATGGCTGGACTTCAATCGGGACCGCAATAACCGTAATTTTTTGGGCTTTTTTTGGATGGGAGGCAATATGTAACCTTGCCAATAATTTTAAAAAGCCGGAGAAGGATATTGTAAATAGTACCCTTGTCAGTGCAATTATCATTGGGGTACTGTTCATAGCCTTAAGTATCGTTACCATTGGAACAGCAACATATGGATTCGTAGAAGGCGATCTATCTCCGATTGGTGTTATAATTGGAAATGAATTAGGAATGGGTGCGAAGGTGATAACAGCGGTTTTAGCTTTCCTTATTTGTGCAGGTACTTCTAATGCATTTGTTGCGAGTCTATCACAACTTGGATTTTCATTAGGCAGAGATGGAGCTTTTCCGAAAAAGTTATCCCAGTTACACTCGCCCACTCAGATTCCAAGGCGGATGATTATTTTTGTGATTTTCTTTGCTACAGCTGGTGTTATTACTACATCGCTTTTGTCAATGACATTCAATGACATTTTGTTCATTCCTACTTCACTCGGTATTCTTGTTTACATTTTGTCAATGGCAGCAGGAATAAAATTACTTAAAAAAGGATCAGTTCCTTGGATTTGTTCATTCATTGCTTTAATCCTATGTGTACTTGTGCTACCGTTTTTTAAACTATATATTTTTGTTCCAATCATTATTATGGGCTTGTATACAGGATACATGCTTCTGAAAAAGCAAATTTTGTCCCGAAAAGGAAGGTTAACCCTTGATGGAGACGCCAAAAAAACTTACGACCGAAAAAATGTTGGAAGCCACAATAGTGTGTGA
- a CDS encoding glycoside hydrolase family 32 protein, protein MTTNNLKKYRPHLHFAPKRNWMNDPNGLVYFKGEYHLFFQYHPNDSVWGPMHWGHAVSKNMIKWEELDIALYPDEFGMIFSGSAIVDWNNTTGFFPDEPGVVAIFTHHLENGEELPPVQTQSLAFSHDQGRTWTKYEGNPVLINDTKIDFRDPKVFWYEEADKWIMVVATGQTISFYSSPNLIDWQFESEFGNNIGVHDGVWECPDLFPLKVENSNEQRWVLIVSVGDNTQYDIGSQTQYFIGSFNGSTFIAENESINWLDFGKDNYAGVSFSDIPKEDGRRIYIGWMSNWRYANQVPTEGWRSQMTLPRQLSLRKSGDVCKLIQHPVKELEYFLSKEIEINGIIENEDGLKTYQVNKPYIEVVLNIEMLDANQFSLILHHTKEHMTTIDIDSIEKILKLDRSKSGIVDFSDNFSHDQMVELENTDEIQLRMVLDSSSIELFINRGEYALTSLIYPDQACEAISVYSSNGKVRFTNSYISTPLK, encoded by the coding sequence ATGACAACTAATAATTTAAAGAAATACAGACCACATCTACACTTTGCACCAAAAAGAAATTGGATGAACGATCCGAATGGGTTAGTTTATTTCAAAGGAGAGTATCATTTATTTTTTCAATATCACCCAAATGACAGTGTATGGGGTCCAATGCATTGGGGCCACGCAGTCAGTAAAAATATGATTAAATGGGAAGAACTTGATATAGCCTTATATCCAGATGAATTTGGAATGATTTTCTCTGGGAGTGCAATTGTAGATTGGAATAATACAACCGGTTTTTTTCCAGATGAACCGGGGGTAGTAGCTATTTTTACACATCATCTTGAGAATGGCGAAGAACTACCGCCAGTTCAAACCCAAAGTTTAGCTTTTAGCCACGACCAAGGGAGAACATGGACGAAGTATGAAGGGAATCCAGTACTTATAAATGACACAAAAATAGATTTCAGGGATCCTAAGGTATTTTGGTATGAAGAAGCAGATAAGTGGATAATGGTTGTAGCTACTGGTCAGACTATCTCTTTTTATTCTTCACCGAATTTGATAGATTGGCAGTTTGAAAGTGAGTTTGGAAATAATATCGGTGTTCATGATGGGGTATGGGAATGTCCGGATCTATTTCCATTAAAAGTAGAAAACAGTAATGAACAAAGATGGGTATTGATTGTGAGTGTTGGAGACAACACTCAATATGATATAGGTTCTCAAACACAATACTTTATAGGTTCTTTTAATGGTTCTACATTTATTGCAGAGAATGAGTCAATTAATTGGCTGGATTTTGGAAAAGACAATTATGCAGGGGTTAGTTTTTCTGACATTCCTAAAGAAGATGGGAGACGTATTTACATTGGATGGATGAGTAATTGGCGCTATGCGAATCAAGTTCCAACAGAAGGGTGGAGAAGTCAAATGACGCTGCCCAGGCAACTTTCTCTTCGAAAAAGTGGAGATGTCTGTAAACTCATTCAACATCCAGTAAAGGAACTCGAATACTTTTTATCCAAAGAAATAGAAATCAACGGCATAATTGAAAATGAAGATGGATTGAAAACATATCAAGTTAATAAACCTTATATAGAAGTGGTACTGAATATTGAAATGCTGGATGCAAATCAATTTAGTCTTATCCTGCATCATACGAAAGAACATATGACGACCATTGACATCGACTCTATAGAGAAGATTTTGAAATTAGATCGTAGTAAATCAGGGATTGTTGATTTCTCGGATAATTTTTCCCATGACCAGATGGTGGAGCTGGAAAATACTGACGAAATACAATTGCGTATGGTATTAGACTCTTCGTCTATTGAACTGTTTATCAATAGAGGGGAATATGCTCTAACAAGCTTAATCTACCCTGATCAAGCTTGTGAAGCTATTTCCGTTTACTCTTCCAATGGAAAAGTCAGGTTTACAAATAGCTATATATCCACCCCGCTCAAGTAA
- a CDS encoding carbohydrate ABC transporter permease, producing MKKSIKKIAEYLFLIFLASIFIFPMIWMIASSMKPEADIYMDMGSIQSLLPAMNLSEWFETYQKLFSRFNVLKYVLNSLIYAVVVTIGSIIVNAMAGYAFAKFNFVGKKLIFGLLITLLIVPVETLIITQFTVAYDLGIVNTRLAVVLPMIANMLYIYLFRNFFKAVPEEVIESVKLDGANYWIIFWRIILPMSKPAIATVGTLSFIASWNDYLWPLMVLTDTDKFPLQVAITNINSTPPVYTNQVMAILTLSTIPLIIVYIVAQKYLLQGLGGSGTGIK from the coding sequence ATGAAAAAATCAATAAAGAAAATCGCGGAATATCTATTTTTGATTTTTTTAGCTAGTATTTTTATCTTTCCAATGATTTGGATGATTGCTTCTTCTATGAAGCCCGAAGCTGATATTTATATGGATATGGGAAGTATTCAATCTCTTCTCCCAGCTATGAATCTTTCAGAATGGTTTGAAACCTATCAAAAATTATTCTCAAGATTCAATGTCCTGAAGTATGTGTTAAACAGCCTCATATACGCTGTAGTGGTAACAATTGGCTCTATTATTGTAAACGCTATGGCTGGATATGCCTTTGCAAAATTTAATTTTGTAGGCAAAAAGTTAATATTTGGTTTGCTAATAACTTTATTGATTGTTCCAGTTGAAACATTGATTATTACTCAGTTTACAGTCGCCTATGACTTAGGGATTGTAAACACCAGATTGGCAGTTGTACTTCCCATGATTGCAAATATGCTCTATATCTATTTGTTTAGAAACTTCTTCAAGGCAGTACCAGAAGAAGTCATAGAATCAGTCAAATTAGATGGCGCAAACTACTGGATAATCTTTTGGCGTATAATTCTCCCAATGTCAAAACCCGCTATTGCGACGGTTGGAACGTTATCTTTCATTGCCAGTTGGAATGATTACTTATGGCCTTTGATGGTTTTAACAGATACGGATAAGTTTCCACTCCAAGTAGCTATTACCAACATCAATTCAACTCCACCTGTTTACACTAATCAGGTTATGGCGATTCTTACTCTATCCACAATACCATTGATTATCGTTTATATCGTGGCTCAGAAATACTTGCTTCAGGGATTAGGGGGATCAGGAACAGGAATTAAATAA
- a CDS encoding carbohydrate ABC transporter permease: MRKFNLKENLSAYSFLTPALILMGLFFILPALMAIYYAFTDYYLLTPDDKQFIGLENFIQIFNDTVFMQSLKNIIIFVACVIPVQVGAALGMALLINKRRRGNIFFKVAFFAPVVLSLVVISVLWLYLLNPSEGLINVLLAKVGVDPQPFLKSPDQAIYTIVFVSAWQGAGYQMLIFLAGLQNIPSSVYEASKIDGANKWQNFIHITLPLLKPTSILILITTFIAAFKLIIQPMVMTQGGPMNSTMTPVYYIYQSGFSDRLIGYASAMTVVFGIVIGIVTLIQSKLSREEA, encoded by the coding sequence ATGAGGAAATTCAATTTAAAAGAAAATCTTTCTGCCTACTCATTTTTAACTCCAGCTTTAATATTAATGGGTCTGTTTTTTATCCTACCTGCGTTGATGGCTATTTATTACGCGTTTACAGACTATTATCTATTGACTCCTGACGATAAACAGTTTATTGGTCTGGAAAATTTCATTCAAATATTTAACGATACAGTCTTTATGCAAAGCCTAAAGAATATCATTATATTTGTCGCCTGTGTCATACCTGTCCAAGTAGGTGCAGCACTTGGAATGGCTTTATTAATTAATAAACGAAGAAGAGGAAACATCTTCTTTAAAGTAGCCTTTTTTGCTCCAGTTGTGCTATCTCTAGTCGTCATTTCAGTTCTTTGGTTATATTTATTGAATCCATCTGAGGGTTTAATCAATGTCCTGTTAGCAAAAGTAGGGGTTGATCCACAGCCATTTTTAAAAAGTCCAGATCAAGCTATATATACGATTGTTTTCGTGTCCGCCTGGCAAGGTGCGGGGTATCAAATGTTAATTTTTCTTGCTGGTTTACAAAACATACCTTCAAGTGTGTATGAAGCCAGTAAAATTGATGGTGCGAATAAATGGCAGAATTTTATTCATATTACGCTTCCCTTGTTGAAACCCACATCTATTTTAATTCTTATTACAACTTTTATTGCCGCTTTTAAATTGATCATTCAACCAATGGTCATGACCCAAGGTGGACCGATGAATTCTACTATGACTCCGGTCTATTATATTTATCAATCCGGATTTTCGGATCGGCTGATTGGATACGCAAGTGCTATGACTGTTGTTTTTGGAATCGTGATTGGGATTGTAACCTTGATTCAAAGTAAATTATCGAGGGAGGAAGCGTAA